One region of Moraxella sp. ZY210820 genomic DNA includes:
- a CDS encoding DUF1778 domain-containing protein, whose translation MFIDLPPQTEQIIAQVAKQNGQSLQDFIVISAYEKALQSMANPPTQGLGDRLHQIFAQAQFPELNILERQEYPREITL comes from the coding sequence ATGTTTATTGATTTACCACCGCAAACCGAGCAAATCATCGCCCAAGTCGCCAAACAAAATGGACAAAGTTTGCAAGATTTTATCGTCATTAGTGCTTATGAAAAAGCCTTGCAAAGTATGGCTAATCCACCAACGCAAGGACTAGGAGACCGCTTACACCAAATTTTTGCACAAGCACAATTTCCAGAACTCAATATTTTAGAAAGACAGGAATATCCCAGAGAGATAACGCTATGA
- a CDS encoding type II toxin-antitoxin system VapC family toxin: protein MRYLLDTHSLIWFISSPNELSQKAKTIIQNPQNQLYYSPLSFCEIAIKVSNKKLAMADGWQIGYHHLLKKNNVMPIAQSWQDAVILQNLPFHHKDPFDRMLISLAIANNLSFISADGHCALYDLDVVW from the coding sequence ATGCGTTATTTATTGGATACACACAGTTTGATTTGGTTTATTTCCAGCCCAAATGAATTGAGCCAAAAAGCCAAAACCATTATTCAAAATCCGCAAAATCAATTATATTATAGTCCACTTAGTTTTTGTGAAATTGCCATTAAAGTAAGCAATAAAAAACTAGCAATGGCAGACGGTTGGCAAATCGGCTATCATCATCTCTTAAAAAAGAATAATGTAATGCCAATCGCCCAATCGTGGCAAGATGCGGTAATTTTGCAGAATTTACCATTTCATCATAAAGACCCATTTGACCGTATGCTGATTAGTTTGGCAATCGCCAATAATCTTAGTTTTATCAGTGCGGACGGTCATTGTGCTTTATATGATTTAGATGTGGTTTGGTAA
- a CDS encoding tetratricopeptide repeat protein yields MKKLILSALFATTLFSAPVMAKVAPDIIRSSYGDFDAQGQLLSANPTALKAMNFKTVQEKANQGDKDAQFHLAKMYQLGIHTQIDMQKSQEWYKKSAENGNANAMNNYVGYLDENEALIWYKKASDLNQPHATMALAMYYINSKTDIQKGVDILLELGENGFAPAYFVLSQVAEILPKDISDKLYQNENDFFNHLKKSAEMGFAPAQMALSDYYQKNYVMNADKIVRPTGIINAYKWANRACVNGVERGCQTAEYFGSIKTADLSNEKTQCEKGNKDACESYKISKYIQEEISKLDK; encoded by the coding sequence ATGAAAAAACTTATCCTATCGGCACTCTTTGCCACCACTCTATTTTCTGCCCCTGTAATGGCAAAAGTTGCCCCTGATATTATCAGGAGCTCGTATGGTGATTTTGATGCACAAGGGCAACTCTTATCTGCCAATCCTACTGCCCTAAAAGCAATGAATTTTAAAACCGTTCAGGAAAAAGCCAATCAAGGCGACAAAGACGCTCAATTTCATTTGGCAAAAATGTATCAATTAGGCATTCACACCCAAATAGATATGCAAAAATCACAAGAATGGTATAAAAAATCTGCCGAAAATGGCAATGCCAATGCAATGAATAATTATGTCGGATATTTAGATGAAAATGAAGCTTTGATTTGGTACAAAAAAGCCAGCGACTTAAATCAACCACACGCTACAATGGCTTTGGCAATGTATTATATCAACAGCAAAACCGACATTCAAAAAGGCGTGGACATATTATTAGAGCTTGGTGAAAATGGTTTTGCCCCTGCCTATTTTGTATTATCGCAAGTTGCCGAAATATTACCCAAAGATATTTCCGATAAACTTTATCAAAATGAAAACGACTTTTTTAATCATCTCAAAAAATCTGCCGAAATGGGATTTGCCCCTGCTCAAATGGCATTATCCGATTATTATCAAAAGAATTATGTAATGAATGCGGATAAAATCGTGCGTCCAACGGGCATTATTAACGCCTATAAATGGGCAAATCGTGCTTGTGTCAATGGCGTAGAGCGTGGTTGTCAAACGGCAGAATATTTTGGCTCAATCAAAACGGCTGATTTAAGCAATGAAAAAACCCAATGCGAAAAAGGCAATAAAGACGCTTGCGAAAGTTATAAAATCAGTAAATACATTCAAGAGGAAATCAGTAAATTGGATAAATAA
- a CDS encoding tetratricopeptide repeat protein, with translation MKKLLLSTILATALFSAPAMAKVAPDIIRTTYGEFDAQGQLLSANPTALKAMKFKKVEKQANKGDKDAQFYLAKMYQLGIHTQKDEIKAQEWYKKSAENGNAFAMNNYANYLSENEALEWFKKASDLNQPHAKMYVAIYYINSKTDIQKGVDILLELGKNGFAPAYFLLSQIATDLPADIYKNLYTDENGSLHHIKQSAEMGYSDAQVYLAQFSSMLFLFGADIDENGEKTNDETSQLEKTKQNIINAYGWAKRACNNGNEQGCQALAIYDDFKDGFKDTERTEFINSSCKTETDPELKQKICQSEKLYQDLNQAFETIDKRYQ, from the coding sequence ATGAAAAAACTTCTGCTATCCACCATTCTTGCCACCGCCTTATTTTCTGCCCCTGCAATGGCAAAAGTTGCCCCTGATATTATCCGCACCACTTATGGCGAATTTGATGCACAAGGGCAACTCTTATCCGCCAATCCTACTGCTCTAAAAGCGATGAAGTTTAAAAAGGTAGAAAAACAGGCTAATAAAGGCGACAAAGATGCTCAATTTTATTTGGCGAAAATGTATCAATTGGGCATTCATACCCAAAAAGACGAAATTAAAGCCCAAGAATGGTATAAAAAATCTGCCGAAAATGGCAATGCTTTTGCGATGAATAATTATGCTAATTATTTAAGCGAAAATGAAGCCTTAGAATGGTTTAAAAAAGCCAGTGATTTAAATCAACCACACGCCAAAATGTATGTGGCAATATATTATATCAACAGCAAAACCGACATTCAAAAAGGCGTGGATATATTATTAGAGCTTGGCAAAAATGGCTTTGCCCCTGCGTATTTTTTGTTATCGCAAATTGCCACAGATTTACCTGCTGATATTTATAAAAATCTTTATACAGATGAAAACGGCTCATTACATCATATCAAACAATCTGCGGAAATGGGATATAGCGATGCCCAAGTTTATTTGGCTCAGTTTTCTAGTATGTTGTTTTTGTTTGGGGCGGATATTGATGAAAATGGCGAAAAAACCAATGATGAAACGAGCCAACTTGAAAAAACAAAACAAAATATCATCAACGCTTATGGCTGGGCAAAACGGGCGTGCAATAATGGTAACGAACAAGGTTGTCAGGCATTGGCAATTTATGATGATTTTAAAGATGGGTTTAAAGATACTGAGCGAACAGAATTTATAAATTCATCTTGCAAAACTGAAACAGACCCTGAATTAAAACAGAAAATATGTCAAAGCGAGAAACTGTATCAAGACTTAAATCAGGCATTTGAAACCATAGACAAACGCTATCAATAA
- a CDS encoding tetratricopeptide repeat protein translates to MKKLILSALFATVLFSAPAMAKVAPDIIKTSYGDFDAQGQLLSANPTALKAMDFKTVEKKANQGDNMAQFHLAKMYQLGIHTQKDEAKAQEWYKKSAENGNAFAMNNYANYLMNDESNSDIALSWLKKASDLNQPHAKMNLAIENIKKEMDIQKSVDILLELGDNGFAPAYFVLSQIDTELPENIQKSVYKDKSGSFRYLKQSAEMGFALAQMQLADTYQWGVMGPDKEDRILPIALAYKWSKRACTNGIERGCQVEQLYAPYKTQDLSQYQGKCTKGDENACESYELNKRLVEEMNKADN, encoded by the coding sequence ATGAAAAAACTTATCCTATCGGCACTCTTTGCCACCGTTCTATTTTCTGCCCCTGCAATGGCAAAGGTCGCCCCTGATATTATCAAGACCTCGTATGGCGACTTTGACGCACAAGGGCAATTATTATCTGCTAATCCTACTGCCTTAAAAGCAATGGATTTTAAAACGGTAGAGAAAAAAGCCAATCAAGGCGATAATATGGCTCAATTTCATCTTGCGAAAATGTATCAATTGGGCATTCACACCCAAAAAGACGAAGCTAAAGCACAAGAATGGTATAAAAAATCTGCCGAAAATGGCAATGCCTTTGCGATGAATAATTATGCCAATTATTTAATGAACGATGAATCAAATAGCGATATTGCTCTATCTTGGCTTAAAAAGGCAAGTGATTTAAATCAACCCCACGCCAAAATGAATTTGGCGATTGAGAATATTAAAAAAGAAATGGATATTCAAAAAAGCGTGGACATATTATTAGAGCTTGGCGACAATGGCTTTGCCCCTGCGTATTTTGTGTTATCACAAATTGATACAGAATTGCCTGAGAATATTCAAAAAAGCGTGTATAAAGACAAATCTGGTTCATTTCGTTATTTAAAACAATCTGCGGAAATGGGATTTGCCCTTGCTCAAATGCAGTTGGCGGATACTTATCAATGGGGCGTAATGGGTCCTGATAAAGAAGACCGCATTTTGCCGATTGCATTGGCGTATAAATGGTCAAAACGGGCGTGTACCAATGGCATAGAGCGTGGCTGCCAAGTGGAGCAATTATACGCCCCTTACAAAACCCAAGATTTAAGCCAATATCAAGGCAAATGCACAAAAGGCGATGAAAATGCCTGTGAAAGTTATGAATTAAACAAACGCTTGGTTGAAGAAATGAATAAAGCAGATAACTAA
- the tal gene encoding transaldolase — MNSLQQLKQYTVIVADTGNLQAIQQLQPQEATTNPTLVTQACQSAENLHLLESAYQQAKQQYLTGNDLLNRTIDILTVELGVEILKHIDGRVSTEIDAELSYNTQATIDKAMQIIELYQQKGIDKNRVLIKIASTWQGIQAARYLEQHAIHCNLTLLFGLHQAQACADAKVTLISPFVGRILDWYKKHENVESYPIEQDKGVLSVRQIYQYYKQNNIQTQIMGASFRSTEQILALAGCDLLTISPALLQQLSTQNKIVISQLNHDFASNSPSIQRAPQTEQSFLDELNADPMASELLQQGIDGFIHAKQQLMDLLKAQFEF, encoded by the coding sequence ATGAATAGTTTACAACAGCTCAAACAATATACTGTGATTGTTGCGGATACAGGCAATTTACAAGCCATTCAACAATTACAACCGCAAGAAGCCACGACCAATCCTACCTTAGTTACACAAGCCTGCCAATCTGCTGAAAATTTACATTTACTTGAATCTGCCTATCAACAAGCCAAGCAACAATATTTAACTGGTAATGATTTACTCAATCGTACTATTGATATTTTAACTGTTGAACTTGGTGTAGAAATTTTAAAACATATTGATGGGCGAGTTTCAACTGAAATTGATGCAGAATTATCTTACAATACACAAGCAACGATTGATAAAGCAATGCAAATCATAGAATTATATCAACAAAAAGGAATTGATAAAAATCGTGTATTGATTAAAATTGCTTCAACTTGGCAAGGTATTCAAGCCGCAAGATATTTAGAACAACACGCTATTCATTGTAATTTAACCTTGCTTTTTGGCTTACATCAAGCCCAAGCCTGTGCCGATGCAAAAGTAACCTTAATTTCTCCATTTGTGGGGCGTATTTTGGATTGGTATAAAAAGCATGAAAATGTTGAATCTTATCCAATCGAACAAGATAAAGGCGTGTTATCTGTACGTCAAATTTATCAATATTACAAACAAAATAATATTCAAACACAAATTATGGGGGCAAGTTTCCGTAGTACTGAACAAATTTTAGCCTTAGCAGGTTGTGATTTACTGACCATTTCCCCTGCTTTATTGCAACAATTAAGCACACAAAATAAAATTGTTATATCTCAACTCAACCATGATTTTGCTAGTAATAGTCCTTCAATTCAGCGTGCACCACAAACTGAACAAAGTTTCCTCGATGAATTAAATGCAGACCCAATGGCAAGTGAATTATTGCAACAAGGGATTGATGGTTTTATTCACGCCAAACAGCAATTAATGGATTTGTTGAAAGCTCAATTTGAGTTTTAA
- the folP gene encoding dihydropteroate synthase, translating into MHIQPLKPILFDCKTHQLDLSKVHVMGILNVTPDSFSDGGQYDNVQSAVQRAEQMIAEGATIIDIGGESTRPNAQVVSVEQELERVIPVVKALKNHGVTLSIDTSQPEVIYQAVEAGAHIWNDVRALTRPNALETAIELDIPVILMHMRGEPQTMNQLAVYDDVVAEVKQELQQRIDLALAKGMKAERIILDVGFGFAKNTQHNIELLKHFSQFTDMGFPLLSALSRKRFIGEILDITQADERVIGSVVGHLFSVQQGANIVRVHDVKATVEAIKMWEVVFTKK; encoded by the coding sequence ATGCACATTCAGCCTTTAAAGCCTATTTTATTTGATTGTAAAACCCATCAACTTGATTTATCCAAAGTTCATGTGATGGGTATTTTAAATGTTACACCAGATTCATTTAGTGATGGTGGTCAATATGATAATGTGCAATCCGCCGTGCAACGTGCCGAACAAATGATTGCTGAAGGTGCAACCATTATTGATATTGGTGGAGAATCAACACGCCCAAATGCACAAGTGGTGAGTGTAGAGCAGGAATTAGAACGAGTCATTCCTGTAGTAAAAGCCTTAAAAAATCATGGTGTTACCCTGTCAATTGATACTAGTCAGCCTGAAGTAATTTATCAAGCGGTGGAAGCTGGAGCTCATATTTGGAATGATGTGCGTGCATTAACTCGCCCTAATGCTTTAGAAACTGCGATTGAATTGGATATTCCTGTTATTTTAATGCATATGCGTGGCGAACCACAGACTATGAATCAATTGGCGGTGTATGATGATGTGGTGGCTGAAGTAAAGCAAGAATTACAACAACGTATTGATTTAGCTTTAGCAAAGGGCATGAAAGCGGAACGTATTATTTTAGATGTGGGTTTTGGTTTTGCTAAAAATACGCAACATAATATTGAATTATTAAAGCATTTTTCACAATTTACCGATATGGGATTTCCGTTATTATCCGCACTTTCTCGCAAGCGTTTTATTGGTGAAATTTTAGACATCACTCAAGCTGATGAACGTGTGATTGGTAGTGTAGTTGGGCATTTATTCAGTGTTCAACAAGGAGCAAACATAGTACGGGTGCATGATGTCAAAGCAACGGTGGAAGCTATTAAAATGTGGGAAGTTGTATTTACAAAAAAATAA
- a CDS encoding bile acid:sodium symporter family protein, whose translation MLKFLAIDRFTILLFVMVILASIMPVSGDMARYFGHITTIAIAILFFLHGAKISRQAMLEGIMHWKLHSIIFAFTFILFPILGLMAKPIILPLLGQELYWGFLFLCFLPSTVQSSIAFTSMAKGNVAGAVCSASFSNVIGMMITPILVSLFITQSQSHSFDPTQAILKITGLLLVPFILGQIVQTRFSPVLKRYPSVVKAFDQTTILMVVYGAFSGAVVSGLWQQVDGMTLMWIFVLCCVLLAVVMLLSLYTAKVLGFNAQDRKTIFFCSSKKTLASGVPMAQILFAGQPLGMLILPIMIFHQIQLMVCGIIANKWGNQEQE comes from the coding sequence ATGTTAAAATTTTTAGCCATCGACCGTTTTACCATTTTATTATTTGTCATGGTCATTTTAGCCAGCATTATGCCTGTATCAGGGGACATGGCACGTTATTTTGGTCATATTACGACCATTGCCATTGCGATTTTATTTTTTTTACATGGTGCTAAAATTTCTCGTCAAGCGATGTTAGAAGGAATCATGCATTGGAAATTACATAGTATCATTTTTGCTTTTACTTTTATCCTATTTCCGATTTTAGGTTTGATGGCAAAACCAATTATTTTACCTTTATTGGGGCAAGAGTTATATTGGGGTTTTCTATTTTTATGCTTTTTACCATCTACGGTGCAGTCTTCCATTGCATTTACGTCAATGGCAAAAGGTAACGTTGCAGGGGCGGTCTGTAGTGCGTCATTTTCTAATGTAATTGGTATGATGATTACACCAATTTTAGTGAGTTTATTTATTACACAATCACAATCGCATAGCTTTGACCCAACACAAGCGATTTTAAAAATTACAGGTTTATTGCTTGTACCATTTATTTTAGGGCAAATTGTACAAACTCGTTTTTCTCCTGTTTTAAAGCGTTATCCATCAGTAGTCAAAGCATTTGACCAAACTACAATTTTAATGGTGGTCTATGGTGCATTTAGTGGAGCAGTCGTGTCAGGTTTATGGCAGCAAGTTGATGGCATGACGTTAATGTGGATTTTTGTGTTATGTTGTGTGTTATTGGCAGTTGTGATGTTATTGTCTCTATATACAGCAAAAGTTTTAGGGTTTAATGCACAAGACCGCAAAACCATATTTTTCTGTTCGTCTAAAAAAACGTTGGCGAGTGGTGTACCGATGGCACAGATTTTATTTGCAGGGCAACCATTAGGTATGTTGATTTTACCGATTATGATTTTCCATCAAATTCAGCTAATGGTGTGTGGGATTATCGCCAATAAATGGGGTAATCAAGAACAGGAATAA
- the rdgB gene encoding RdgB/HAM1 family non-canonical purine NTP pyrophosphatase, with product MSALTWLQHGKLVLASNNKGKIAEFSHLFEQLNLPIEIIPQGQLNIDDAVEDGLSFVENAIIKARHASKISGLPAIADDSGICVPILNYAPGIYSARYAGQHGDDHANNQKLLQDLLPYRGEQAISAMFVCVLALVEHAEDPLPKIFQATWQGEVLSEAKGEHGFGYDPLFWLPELGVSSAELSKEQKNKISHRGQAMKLFEQYLQG from the coding sequence ATGTCTGCACTTACATGGTTACAACATGGTAAATTAGTATTAGCCAGCAATAATAAAGGTAAAATTGCTGAATTTAGTCATTTATTTGAGCAGTTAAATTTGCCAATTGAAATTATTCCACAAGGACAGCTTAATATTGATGATGCGGTGGAAGATGGTTTAAGTTTTGTTGAAAATGCCATTATTAAAGCACGCCATGCATCAAAAATTTCGGGTTTACCTGCCATTGCTGATGATTCGGGGATTTGTGTACCGATTTTAAATTATGCACCGGGAATTTATTCGGCTCGTTATGCAGGGCAACATGGCGATGATCATGCTAATAATCAAAAATTATTACAAGATTTATTACCTTATCGTGGTGAACAAGCGATTAGTGCAATGTTCGTTTGTGTTTTAGCCTTGGTGGAACACGCTGAAGACCCATTACCAAAAATTTTCCAAGCGACATGGCAAGGCGAAGTCTTAAGCGAAGCCAAAGGCGAACATGGTTTTGGTTATGATCCATTATTTTGGTTGCCAGAATTAGGCGTATCAAGTGCGGAATTAAGCAAAGAGCAAAAAAATAAAATTAGCCATCGTGGGCAGGCAATGAAATTATTTGAACAATATTTACAAGGTTAA
- a CDS encoding sporulation protein, producing MLGKIASALGIEQVKIDTKLANPSLCGGQVLNGEIVFRGVSSDKYINGLRLDLMTTAEVESGDNEYNTALCITSWHVSGAFNLQTNSRHRIPFSLELPFETPLTDVSCHYNKSKVWLYTHLDIDWSLDAKDVDYLNIQPNPAMLAFMTAMQQCGFALRSIDVEKGQLRGQGFQSTIGCYQELEFIAIQQFSMINEIEVSFVAEAHRTHVLLEIDRKMSYRDSYQCLTIPHQHIDVGQLAGQIRQLLGI from the coding sequence ATGCTTGGAAAAATTGCGTCAGCATTGGGCATAGAGCAAGTGAAGATTGATACAAAACTAGCGAATCCAAGTTTATGTGGTGGGCAAGTTTTAAATGGAGAAATTGTATTTCGTGGTGTATCAAGTGATAAATATATCAATGGTTTACGTTTGGATTTGATGACGACCGCCGAAGTAGAAAGTGGTGATAATGAATACAATACTGCCCTGTGTATTACCAGTTGGCATGTAAGTGGTGCGTTTAATTTACAAACCAATAGCCGTCATCGTATACCATTTTCGCTTGAATTACCATTTGAAACGCCTTTAACCGATGTGTCTTGCCATTATAATAAATCCAAAGTTTGGCTTTATACACATTTAGATATTGATTGGAGTTTAGATGCTAAAGATGTTGATTATTTAAACATTCAGCCAAATCCAGCGATGTTGGCTTTTATGACCGCTATGCAACAATGTGGCTTTGCTTTACGCTCGATTGATGTAGAAAAAGGGCAATTACGTGGACAAGGTTTTCAATCAACAATTGGTTGCTATCAGGAATTAGAGTTTATTGCGATTCAACAATTTAGTATGATTAATGAAATTGAAGTGTCTTTTGTAGCGGAAGCACATCGCACTCATGTTTTGTTGGAAATTGACCGTAAAATGAGCTATAGAGATAGTTATCAATGTTTAACTATTCCACATCAACATATTGATGTAGGGCAATTAGCAGGGCAAATTCGTCAATTATTGGGGATTTAG
- a CDS encoding NRDE family protein — protein MCIVAFAWQVFENMPLFLISNRDEFYHRPTQMLDYQAEYDIFAGRDLQSGGTWLGTTKAGRWAIITNYRNGRDKRTFNTSRGHIVQHYLMSDLSPMQFAKQLQKQQQHFAGFNLIVGNHQQAVYISNYGEAPQALANGVYVLSNGLMSDDWAKTHHLRKRFTQELLPVLQQHQAILHDDVRNLSFELLQDNRQCDIDDLPDTGIGIEWEQLLSSTFIQSQNYGTRCSNVLMMTDTRLEWYEKIQHGDEQGLMNYVQYDLAYF, from the coding sequence ATGTGTATTGTAGCATTTGCATGGCAAGTTTTCGAGAATATGCCTTTATTTTTAATCTCAAATCGTGATGAGTTTTATCATCGTCCGACACAAATGTTAGATTATCAAGCTGAATATGATATTTTTGCAGGACGTGATTTACAATCGGGCGGTACTTGGCTTGGCACAACCAAAGCAGGAAGATGGGCAATCATTACCAATTACCGAAATGGGCGAGATAAACGCACCTTTAATACATCTCGTGGACATATTGTTCAGCACTATTTAATGAGCGATTTAAGCCCTATGCAATTTGCCAAACAGTTACAAAAACAGCAACAACATTTTGCAGGATTTAATTTGATTGTGGGCAATCATCAACAAGCGGTTTATATCAGCAATTATGGTGAAGCACCTCAAGCTCTCGCCAATGGTGTTTATGTATTATCTAATGGTTTAATGTCTGATGATTGGGCAAAAACTCACCATTTACGCAAACGTTTTACCCAAGAATTATTACCTGTTTTACAGCAACATCAAGCTATTTTACATGATGATGTACGCAATTTAAGTTTTGAGCTGTTGCAGGATAATCGCCAATGTGATATCGATGATTTACCTGATACAGGTATCGGCATTGAATGGGAACAGCTCTTATCATCGACCTTTATTCAAAGCCAAAATTATGGTACACGTTGCTCAAATGTGTTGATGATGACCGATACACGCCTAGAATGGTATGAAAAAATTCAACACGGTGATGAACAAGGGTTGATGAATTATGTGCAATATGATTTAGCTTATTTTTAA
- the lgt gene encoding prolipoprotein diacylglyceryl transferase has protein sequence MLTYPNINPVAIDLGIIQIHWYGLMYLLAFACAWGLATYRAKKRENWNADMVSDLIFFGALGVVLGGRVGYVFFYGFEQFLQNPIWLFQVWTGGMSFHGGFLGVVIAMLFWCRKYQKNWLETLDFVAPCVPLGLMFGRLGNFIGGELWGRAVQDLNYPLAMIFPHVDNIPRHPSQLYQALGEGLLLFILLWWFSSKPRPRMAVSALFLMGYGVARFMVEFFREPDHGQLFIAWMSKGQFLTLPMIIMGIIMLVIAYQRKIYDVK, from the coding sequence ATGCTAACTTATCCCAATATTAATCCTGTAGCGATTGATTTAGGAATCATACAAATTCATTGGTATGGTTTGATGTATTTACTTGCCTTTGCTTGTGCATGGGGCTTGGCAACATATCGTGCTAAAAAACGTGAGAATTGGAATGCTGATATGGTATCTGATTTAATCTTTTTCGGTGCATTGGGCGTTGTTTTAGGTGGTCGAGTTGGTTATGTATTCTTTTATGGCTTTGAACAATTTTTACAAAATCCAATTTGGTTATTTCAAGTGTGGACAGGAGGAATGAGTTTTCACGGCGGTTTTTTAGGCGTGGTGATTGCAATGTTATTTTGGTGTAGAAAATATCAAAAGAATTGGTTAGAAACCTTAGATTTTGTTGCACCATGTGTGCCTTTAGGCTTGATGTTTGGACGTTTAGGTAATTTTATTGGTGGTGAATTGTGGGGGAGAGCTGTACAAGATTTAAATTATCCTTTAGCGATGATTTTTCCGCACGTTGATAATATTCCACGTCATCCATCACAACTTTATCAAGCCTTAGGCGAGGGATTATTATTATTTATCTTATTATGGTGGTTTAGTAGTAAACCACGCCCACGTATGGCAGTATCAGCATTATTTTTAATGGGTTATGGTGTAGCTCGTTTTATGGTTGAGTTTTTCCGTGAACCTGACCATGGACAATTATTTATTGCATGGATGAGTAAGGGGCAATTTTTAACTTTACCAATGATTATTATGGGTATTATCATGTTAGTGATTGCTTATCAACGTAAAATTTATGATGTGAAATAA
- a CDS encoding lysophospholipid acyltransferase family protein, giving the protein MDFSNLPKLRKRHLGENVPQRGAKISRYVAQSIMKLSGWQTVGKVPNIAQAVVIGVPHTSNIDGLYALPALLALDIDIRIMGKQQLFNVPILAQVLTWCGVIPINRAKKGSTLQASIDKFKQQPQLFLGLAPEGTRKYTEQWKTGFYYLALGANVPILPVALDYKTKQLRFLPLFYPSGDIEQDLPKLYEYFAGVEGHYPEHMSKPLQDLKRK; this is encoded by the coding sequence ATGGATTTTTCAAATTTACCCAAATTACGCAAACGTCATTTAGGCGAAAATGTACCGCAACGAGGTGCAAAAATCAGTCGCTATGTTGCACAAAGCATAATGAAATTATCTGGTTGGCAAACTGTTGGTAAAGTTCCAAATATTGCACAAGCGGTGGTTATTGGTGTACCACATACATCAAATATTGATGGTTTGTATGCTTTGCCTGCCTTGTTGGCGTTGGATATTGATATTCGTATTATGGGAAAACAGCAACTATTTAATGTACCCATTTTGGCTCAAGTGCTGACATGGTGTGGCGTGATACCTATTAATCGTGCGAAAAAAGGTTCAACTTTACAGGCGAGTATTGATAAATTTAAACAACAGCCCCAGTTATTTTTAGGACTTGCTCCTGAAGGTACACGCAAATATACCGAACAATGGAAAACAGGATTTTACTATTTGGCATTAGGGGCAAATGTGCCGATTTTACCTGTGGCATTGGACTATAAAACCAAGCAATTACGCTTTTTACCGTTATTTTATCCAAGTGGCGATATTGAGCAGGATTTACCTAAATTATATGAATATTTTGCAGGTGTAGAAGGGCATTATCCTGAACATATGTCAAAGCCGTTGCAAGATTTGAAACGGAAATGA